In Nicotiana tabacum cultivar K326 chromosome 10, ASM71507v2, whole genome shotgun sequence, the DNA window gtttttctggttgtggattgtggtagAAACATATCCtctatcaatgatatctactgtttttaCTCTTGTTATATGTTAAtctttccttgatagtttaaatatgtttgcttgattactgatgattaaacCATGATTACACTTacagttgccccagtggccatgtgTAGTTATTAAAATCTGGGAATCACACTTTGTATGTAACTTTTCGATGATGttaaaagggggaagagatattgtgttTTACACATTCTGaattaagtgatatttataacttAATTAacatggtccttgatgataagtgaattttctaaactttgaaTTGATGGTTCAGCTGAGTTCTTACAAGATCCAAGTAAGTAAAAAGCACAGAgcttgtcatcatcaaaaaaagagaatttgttggcccaagaacaggtgaagttttgaagattgacaaaagaactcagacatggatcaggtccatcttgtgaagcacagtcatgatcaacaaatacatgtgagatgcacatgaaggagataaatctaactgatcaagaagtaatatctcctgatctgatcgaaaagattgcatattggataaggagggAAAGACTCCTCACATAAAGAGAACACAGTTTAAgaagaagatagtgttagagtttgagatcatcatgaactcttctacgatagaagagtagcaaTTGAATCCCAATCAAACTcagattactaacctattaaatgtcattgttgttctcttttacaggtaatgcacataagcagaagttaaacttaaattgagagcaaaagagcaaggcgattttgcaagcattttatgtgtgatttgagtgtgcaatcctgaagctacttaaacgagatagaagaaccagttccatgtgtctatcttttattctagttcaattgtagtaggtgattttacattgtacctttcaactttcatagaagcaattgtattaggtacctagagtgtttaAGTTAAGAGTTAACCTGAAGTTGTCgtaacagttgaggttgtgtgctacaacgagattagagttaatccttaggtttacaaggaatttttgtaaatgttgttttggctcagtgattttagtggaagtttggaaaATCCTATTAagtagtaggtcatggttttttcaccttttgagccaggtgttttccacgtaaaaatatttgtgttctttattttttgtatttattattccgcaagcagtagtagttggaacaccttgaagaaccaggtccttctatagttcaattaagcgaaaattgggtgccacacaaatcacccccccccctcCTCTTGTGTTGTATTGACGCCTAAAACAtcaagagttatgctgacaagaaggtctgtgatgtgtcttacatggttaggGAGAAAGTTCTACTGAAAGTaccacccatgaagggtgttatgagatttgggaagaatggtAAATTGAGTActcggttcattaggccttttgaggtacttcggaggattggggaggtggcttatgagatGGATTTGCCatctagcttgtcgagtgtgcatcccgtattccatgtttctatgctccaaaagtatattggcgatccgtctcatgttttggatttcagcacggttcagttagacggggatttgacttatgatatggagccagtggctattttgcggcgtcaagttcgaaagttgagatgaaaggatatagcttcagtgaaagtgcagtagagaggttggcccgtggaggaggctacctaagagaccgagcgggagatacagagtagatatcctcacctatttgaggcttcaattatgttttttgactcgttcgaggacgaatgtttgtttaagagggggagcatgtaacgacccggccggtcgttttatgagttaccgcttcgtttcccctatttttgcttctttatgtgttgttcagctgtatttcatcgtatcatattggttggtttgggttcggagtggttttgtagaggaatgagacacttagtctttttttaAGTAGGCTTAAGTTGTaaaagtcaatcagatgttgacttatgggtagaaggtctcggatgtgaattctgatggttcatatagcttcgttaggtgatttgggacttagaagcgtgattgGAAtgcgttttggaggtccgtggtagatttaggcttgaattggcgaaattggaattttagcattttccggtcggcagtggagattttgatatcgagatcagattggaattctggaaattggagtaggtccattgtgtcatttgtgatgtgtttgCAAAATCTCAGGTTATTCGgaagtgatttgataggtttcgacatcgtttgcggaatttggatgttttggaatccttaggtttgaatccgagggtgatttgaatttttgatgttgttttgagtgttccgaaggttggaacaagtttgaatggtgTTATGGGATgtattggcatgtttggttgaggtcccgagggcctcggtcATGTTTCAAATGCACAACGAGACATTTTTGGACTTGAAGAGTTAGCAGTTTTACTGGTATTCTGTTGCAGATAGTTTGCTCTTTGCGATCACGTAGAGgagtttgcgatcgcgtaggcttaattgggGCTGAGGTGGAGTTGTTCTACACGATCACAGAGATGAGGTCGCGATCGCGTATGTGTGAGAtattgtgcttcgtgaacgcgtggccagggtcgcgttcgcgtagaaggaggTGAGCTGGTGTTAAATGGACGTGGTTGCTCTATGCGACTGCGTGAAGCAGGTCGCAATCGCGTAGGTCTGGGTGGCTGAGGTTCGTGAATGTGTGGAGGTTTACACGATTGCATAGGGTAAGTTGAGGGGCAGTCCATttttgtgtttcgcgatcgcgatgaaggaagcaCTTCGGTAGAAAGTATAAAAAGCCATCTTCGCGATTTTCAGCTAATTTCTCACCATTTTTGGACGTCTTTGAAGCTTCTTGAGAGAAATGGAAGAGGGATTCGAGGggtaacacttggaggtaaggtttttgaactcaatactcaattCTATGGTGGTTTCAAActgattagacatgaaattagtggaatttaagggttaaaattggagaattagggcttgaattggggagtttaaattggggatttgaagggctatttgaggtccgattttgatgttcttggtatgtatggactcatgggaggataagaattctagtgatgtgattttatcgaattttgagaagtgggcccggggtcgggtttgacaaattttgggatttttgatgtaatttgattattttcgcgtgGATTTTGTTTTCTTAGAATATGTTGATGttttgattctgattttggatagattcgaggtgATTTGAGGCCGACTCGAGTgtcaaaggcatcgcggagtagagtTTCATctgattcgaggtaagtaacgattgtaaatctggacTTGAGGCTATGAAATCCCAGAATTTTTGTACTATTTTGGTAAATAAgctgacgcacatgctaggtgacgggtgtgtgagcgtgcacccgtagggattgtgacttggtccatcccgggaGAACTGTAGAATTGTCTATTTTGATAAACTCTATGTGATATCTAAGTGTTTTAGAAATGAACCTATCAATTTAGGCTGAATGTTATGTTTGGGACCTTGTGCCGAACTGTTttggaccctcaggggtattttacaACTTTCCTCACACTGTTTTGATTCGAAAGCATATCAtcagtcatgatttttacctGTTCACTTTTGATTTAGTTTCATTActctgttttaaatatttgaaagttgtttgggctgagtttccctgatttttcactgaaatgcccgagtggatGTGAGGTTGATGACCGAGAGGTGCCAAGGGAtggatggtgaggattatatatatattatggatcgggttgcacaccatagcgatatgttggatcgggctgtacgtcgcagcgatatagcgcttgtgctgtaggagcccctccggagtctgcacacccccagtgagcacagtcgactatatattacggatcaggttgcacgctacAGCGGTTATTATTATGAAATATCTATTGAGCgagagtgctgagtgtgagtactgattgacgagagttgagtcacgagtgattgagaggtttgcccgatgggctatacttatgagtgataccttgcctaTGGGCTTGTTTATGAAATCACCGTTTTCACTCTCCTTTaaactgagcctctattgaaaatgtgttgagcaaatgttttaaataactttcgttgaaactggagtttttacgaATTGTTTGGAACTTGAACTACGAATTTGACTTTGATATTTCCATTGTGATTTTATGTTAGATTATGTATATGATTTAAATGCTCATCACTGCACTCaaactttatttactttggttacttactgagttggtgtactcacgttactctatgcaccttgtgtgtagatccaggtgccacAGCATCAGAGTAAGAGCTTTCAGCAGCTTCTGAGTATTTCTGGAGATaacaaggtagctgcacggcgttcgcagacctgcctttctccttcctatccttaGTGTTATTTATTTCAGtcttttcttcttgtattgaGTAGACAATACCGGACAgtatcttagtggctcatgactattGACACCATGATCGGGTGGTGTGGATGTATTTACATACTTGTTTTCTTCCGCATATTTTGTTAAATTAAATGCAAGACTTGTGTTCATAACTGATTTGGAAATGAATTCACAAAACACCTTTATGTTTTATGGGTTGATTCGACTTGTTTAGTATtgcgataggtgccatcacgaccggggtgaTTTGGGATTGTGATAAAAATTTACATCGAGTTTGTTGTGcttgccgtatatgttgatgacattaaccttattggaactcctactgAACTCCAAAAGGAAATTgattatttaaaaaagaaattcgagatgaaagatcttggaaagacaaaattatgtatcggtttgcaaattgaacatttggcaaacgagATTTTTGTTTATCAATCTGCCTACACATAAAAGGTATTTGAAACGGTTTTATAtagatggagcacatccattaagtactcagATGGTGGTTCGATCACTTAATGTGAATAAGGATtcgttccgacctcaagaaaagaatgaagagcttcttggtcctggAGTATCATATCTTAGTaaaattggtgcacttatgtatcttgctaacactacaagtcCTGACATAACTTTTCAGTTAAtgtagctctgctcctacaaggagacattgaaatggaatcaaacacatattgcggtatctaaaagggactaccgagatgggcttattttatgacaatgattgcagtcccagtcttattggttatgccgatgctgagTATTTATCTGATGCACACAAGGTTCGATCTCAAATAGGCTAtctgtttacatgtggaggcactgccatatcttggcaaTCGAATAAGCAATCACTCGTGGCTATTTCATCTAATCACGtagagataattgctattcataaagcaagtcgagaatgtgtatgactgaggtctataatacatcttattcgtgaaaaatatgatttgaagtgtgacaaactacccacgatTATGTATAAAgataatgcagcatgcatagtccaattgaaaggaggattcataaaaggagataggataAGGTACATTTCACAAGTTATtcttcacacatgatcttcaaaaaatggtgatatcaatgtgcaacagattcgttcaagtgataatatggttgGTTTGCTTCCCAAATCTCTACCAACgccaaccttcaagaaactagtggacaagattgggatgcgaaggctcaaagatgtgaattgatgctcccATCAGGAGGAGTTaatatgcgttgtactctttttcccttataaggttttgactcactgggttttccttgcaaggtttttaatgatgCAACCAAAAGGTGTATTATTAAACATGTGCACTATTTTCCCTTCACTAGATTTTTTTTCCCCCTGGGttttttctagcaaggttttaACGAGTCATATTATCTATTAATGGACATTCAAGGGGCGAGTAttataaataatattaagtgtGAATGCCCATATATTATGAAATTACTTGGGAGCAAATTGTGACCAAGTGACATGGCCTTCATCAAGTGGCAAGGCCTTTCAACAAGTGTCAAGACTCTCAACAAGTGGCAAAGCCTTTTCAATAAATGTAAGACTTTCAACAAGTGTCAAGACTTTGGATAAGTGGCCAAATCCTTTCATACGAAAGTGCCAATAAATATGCCCACACTTGAAGAATGtaattatgaaataaagaaaagtttATTCATTATCTCCCTCTAAATTTCtcttgttttactttattttctattattctaTAACATAAGGAATACAATTGTGCAAGTTTTCTCAAATATAACACATTTCAATAAGTATTTGGGAACTTTCTGCTGCCCAATAACACACGTGCAAGAGAAGAACTAATACCACTTTCacaattttgtttttattaatcTTTTTGCCAGTTTTCATATAATAATACATTCCTTTccctagaaataacagaaaatgaTATTTTTTACATGGAGGGAGCTGAATTAAGGAGATAATCAGCCTCGATATTTGACTAACATGGACAAAGGCACAAGACAGAGTCCCTTCTTCTTCAGGTCCATATAGCTATTGTTTTTTCCATCAAAACACACATTATTTCTTTCTACTGTCTGCATTTCTTGATGTTGCATAGAACCACCTTCAATATTTCCCTAAACAATAAACAAAAAGATCCAAAAACAAAAGTGGATATAGTTTCATTTTGCTCaagaaatccatattaattaatAGTATATCTCAGGATTTGGAGAGGAGAATGTTACCAGGAAATTTCCACTACTGTTGTCTGCTCTTTGGTAATTGATGTCCATCTGCTTAAAACTACTTACCTATTAACATCAAGCAAGATATCTAAGTACAATAACATTGTGGAagctcaacaataacaacaacaaactcagtgtaaTCCCATAAGTGAAGTGTGGGGAAGGTAATATACATGTAtgcaaccttacccctaccttacgAAGGCAGAGACGTTTTctgatagactctcggctcaagcaATAGTCGATGTACTCAAGTTTTAGTTGGAAAAGTTATATGGTAACAATACTACCCATGACGAAAGGTAGTAGATACCCGATAAAATAGTTAAGGTGAGCGCAAGTTGACACATGAATATTACTGCTataagataaaagaaagaaaaaaatgataaaagaaaagTGTGATGATTACCTTAGGACTGTTGACAGGAGAGCTAGCAGTGTCTTCTAAATCAGGATCAGAgattttcttgttctttggttTCTTCAAATTCAATCTCTTAAGAAACGGTGAGCCACCCATAGGAGAATTATATGAATTCAAGACTTGATTATTGGTGTTACAATTTTTCCAAGCAACAGCATGAGAAGCAGCATCAGATAACAAAGAAGGgctaccaaaacatgaactattaTTTTCCCTGTTATTATTTTCCATTGAAAAGTCCTCCAAATAAGTTGTCCATCCACTCTCTTCTTGTGCATTACAGTAACTTGATCCCTTATTATTCACATATGAACCATCCATTATTTCCTAGTGAATATAGAGGAACAAAGTGCAATTTGGAGAATTCTTGAAGTTGTTTAATTTGAGAGTAGTTGATGACTTGTAGGCTAAAGGGAAGATAGCTTATAAACAACAGAAAACATGTACAGGGAAGAAAAAGGGGACTCATCTTGGATGTGGGGCCAAATGGAGGAAGTTGAGGAAGTATAAGGTGTATGCATACATTACTCCTATCTTGTGTGAGATTTAGATATTGTTTTTAATAGCTCTTTGGCTCAAGAGAAAACCGTTTCCAAAACACATTAACAAATACAAGGGTAAAAAGTTATGGTAAAAATACTGTAAAAGAGAAAATACTGATAGCAAAAACAGTTCAGATAACccaagtaaaaaaaattaaacagtttcaattagtaaaaataaaaaatttaagtgATACATATaacttttttatatattattagcACACTTAATTTGAGATAGCAGGTTAGTTATTACTTTTATAAGGTTATCACTTAACACTCATCATAAAAATATACCGATAATTACCTTACAAAAgatttaaattataaataattttttaatattactaTCAGTATATAAAACTTTAActcaaaacacaaaaagaaaaaatgggaaaagagaGAACGTGCAGAAAGGAAATTAAATTTCAAGGAAGATAGAGGATAATAGTTGACCTTGTTAGTTCAAGTGGTATTTCCAACTAAATTAATTGAAGGAAAaggtctttttttttctttggtcaCCCACTTTGTCTAATTGTCTCAACAGAAAGGTGTTAAAAGCCATTGTGACTTTTTATTCTTCAATTAGTATTATATTCATATATTTCTTGAACTTATTTAGCAGTTGGTGAACGCATTAAATTAATTACTTTGGGTACAGGTGCATGAACTAATTCAAATGTGCTTTAGAGGTGTCAGTACTGCAATTATTCTTCATTCGAGCTCACAAAATTGGCACTTTTGGCCAACCATATATGAGTATTTTCTTAATTCGTTTAGGATACTTTAATTTAAGACTAGAATAACTTAGCCAAGTGGAATGTCTGTTAGTTTAGGAGAGTAGATTAGACACACGACTTTAGTTAATTAAAAGATATTATTATGACCAAACAAGAAGGAGAATTAGTTATTGAGCAACATTATATTGAAATGGCAAGGAACATCTCATGTTATGACTTTGGCTATTGTCAAACTTGACCTGACTTTTTCCTATTAGTTAAATATTAGACGAACAAATAATTGCGTATTTGTGTTTATAGAGAATAACGGAATAAATATGGAATGGTATCACGTATTCGCAAAAGAAACGATAAGAACAGAATACCGAACTTAAAATTGTACAATTGCAACACTACATGtttaaattctgttaaccctTGGATACTCGAAAGAGtcattatatatttattttatttctgaaTTGTCCAAAATAATAACAGTatattattctcattttttgaaagataacgAGAAAAGGCCACATTGGTCCGGTGCCTTTTAGAGTGaccattattttatttattttatttctgaaaaataaaacattaagggatttttacctatatGTACAACattagaaacttatttaccatCATTGTTTAGGTTTTAACTTAATTATAAATTGATAtgcaatttaccaattatatacaaattagtattAGTGAGTTTCCCATTACATTTAGGAAATGAAGAGGGAAttccctcttctctctctctctcattttctATCAGTATTCTTATATTAATATTTTCATGTAGATTAACTGAAGAAATGATACTAATGTTAAatggaaaaaagagagaagattaGTAGCTAGCAAAGTTCTTACTTCAGATCCTATGAAAACGAGGaagtaaataagaaagaaattagCTTCAATGCAGAGAATCATTTTAGTTATCATTATTTTAGCTTTTTTGAATCAATAAGCAAAATAGTATTAATTAGAAGTAAgtagattgaattggaaactatgatAATCTATTAAAAACTCCTTTGACGGCCATtaaaaagcttcaaagctttggattcgaaaatggaattttatgaaattattttttgtttggattgaaTATTGTTGCAAATGATTGGGAATATCcgttggagtttatatctcaaattAGAGATAATTTTGTGAAGATTCGAGGTAGTTTTGGTTAAAATTTTAGATTGAATCTCGAAAAAGAAGACATGAACAAATTgcatatattttgtatgtcgaaTGTAGAAACAGTATAAAAAATATCTACAACTTACATAATTGTATAtaagt includes these proteins:
- the LOC107793716 gene encoding vascular-related unknown protein 1-like gives rise to the protein MDGSYVNNKGSSYCNAQEESGWTTYLEDFSMENNNRENNSSCFGSPSLLSDAASHAVAWKNCNTNNQVLNSYNSPMGGSPFLKRLNLKKPKNKKISDPDLEDTASSPVNSPKVSSFKQMDINYQRADNSSGNFLGNIEGGSMQHQEMQTVERNNVCFDGKNNSYMDLKKKGLCLVPLSMLVKYRG